In Neovison vison isolate M4711 chromosome 11, ASM_NN_V1, whole genome shotgun sequence, one genomic interval encodes:
- the LOC122890363 gene encoding alanine and glycine-rich protein-like yields the protein MALAAQTVAAAEAAAAEAAASEAQAALRRKKWPQTAALRAPRAIGADAFSCTSRLGSEGVQGSSGGGSGISGGDGGDSSGSGFSGTSGVGDSAEDVSGRNQRRRQRCKRPLRRQRGGADSSGFSGVGSSDGAHSGFGVASGGADGVGFDGTSGISGGAGSVGCGRGGHTDDGVRGASGTGTDSWTAQAATAWAFRAPAGAAVSAAVAAVEQTAASAQTALAAQAVLATQGAAAAQMAATQMAAVERRSGGGGCASGGSGSQRDSN from the coding sequence ATGGCGCTGGCGGCGCAGACAGTGGCGGCGGCGGAAGCGGCGGCGGCGGAAGCGGCTGCGTCAGAGGCGCAAGCGGCCCTGCGGCGTAAAAAGTGGCCGCAGACCGCGGCGTTGCGGGCGCCAAGAGCCATAGGGGCAGATGCCTTCAGCTGCACAAGCCGCTTAGGCTCCGAAGGCGTCCAGGGCTCAAGCGGTGGCGGCAGCGGCATAAGCGGTGGCGACGGCGGGGATAGCAGTGGCAGCGGCTTCAGCGGCACAAGCGGCGTCGGTGACAGCGCAGAGGACGTCAGCGGGCGGAACCAGCGACGGCGTCAACGGTGCAAGCGGCCTCTGCGCAGACAACGCGGCGGTGCAGACAGCAGCGGCTTCAGCGGCGTCGGTAGCAGCGACGGTGCACACAGCGGCTTCGGCGTCGCAAGCGGCGGTGCAGATGGAGTTGGCTTCGACGGAACAAGCGGCATCAGCGGCGGCGCAGGCAGTGTTGGCTGCGGAAGGGGCGGCCACACAGACGACGGCGTCCGGGGTGCAAGCGGCACTGGCACAGACAGCTGGACTGCGCAAGCGGCGACCGCTTGGGCGTTCAGGGCTCCAGCAGGGGCGGCGGTGTCTGCGGCTGTAGCAGCGGTGGAGCAAACAGCGGCGTCTGCGCAGACTGCGTTGGCTGCACAAGCGGTGTTGGCAACTCAAGGGGCGGCTGCAGCGCAGATGGCAGCAACGCAGATGGCGGCGGTGGAGCGGCGGAGCGGCGGCGGGGGCTGCGCAAGCGGTGGCAGCGGGAGCCAGAGGGAcagcaactga
- the LOC122890364 gene encoding antifreeze protein Maxi-like, translating to MAQGRGPEKRRRRRWRRRQTGGDGVGGASGLGCTSSVGIQVAAAAVAAQTVPAAAESAAAVVTVAVQTAAWAAQAVAVQMAVALVAAALSAAAQAVGIGADSWAAQAATAWASTAPTAAAAAAAASAAAVEQTAAAAQIASAAQAVLATQEAAPAQMAATQMAAGAAQAAAVAAPARASN from the exons ATGGCGCA AGGGCGTGGGCCGGAGAAGAGGCGGCGGCGCAGGTGGCGGCGTCGCCAGACAGGCGGGGACGGCGTCGGCGGCGCAAGCGGCCTGGGCTGCACAAGCAGCGTGGGGATTCAAGTGGCGGCAGCGGCGGTGGCGGCGCAGACGGTACCGGCGGCGGCAGAGTCGGCGGCGGCAGTGGTAACAGTGGCGGTGCAGACAGCGGCGTGGGCGGCGCAGGCGGTGGCGGTGCAGATGGCGGTGGCTTTGGTGGCGGCGGCATTGTCGGCGGCGGCGCAGGCGGT GGGCATTGGCGCAGACAGCTGGGCTGCACAAGCGGCAACCGCTTGGGCGTCCACGGCTCCAacagcggcagcggcggcggcggcggcgtcaGCAGCAGCGGTGGAGCAGACAGCGGCGGCGGCGCAGATTGCGTCGGCTGCACAAGCGGTGTTGGCTACACAAGAGGCGGCTCCGGCGCAGATGGCAGCAACGCAGATGGCGGCGGGGGCTGCGCAAGCGGCGGCAGTGGCAGCTCCAGCGAGGGccagcaactga